Proteins found in one Roseinatronobacter sp. S2 genomic segment:
- a CDS encoding DUF6878 family protein, with protein sequence MRQNSPTLPAPLPPARTDFHGLQARHAEAEARLAALMAANMTRLYDHLTRAGITHVMVSFHCDHDICLITGLTAWADDVERPCPDVTIPYVALDQPGPAPRNLALRHAITRIACDVLQDLRAASGTTRAADGSFCFDAAARANLLDYTPCDAMAPSGQLQACSASYARRPW encoded by the coding sequence ATGCGCCAGAATTCCCCGACATTACCCGCTCCGCTGCCCCCAGCCCGCACGGATTTTCACGGGCTGCAGGCCCGGCATGCCGAGGCCGAGGCCCGCCTGGCCGCGCTGATGGCCGCCAATATGACCCGGCTTTATGATCATCTGACCCGTGCCGGCATCACCCATGTCATGGTCAGCTTTCACTGTGATCATGACATCTGCTTGATCACCGGCCTCACCGCCTGGGCGGATGATGTGGAACGCCCCTGTCCCGATGTGACCATCCCCTATGTTGCGCTGGACCAGCCCGGGCCCGCGCCCCGCAATCTGGCGCTCAGGCACGCGATTACGCGCATCGCCTGCGATGTGCTGCAGGATTTGCGCGCGGCATCCGGCACGACCCGCGCTGCAGATGGCAGCTTTTGCTTCGACGCCGCCGCGCGCGCGAACCTGCTCGATTACACTCCGTGCGATGCGATGGCTCCCTCCGGTCAGTTGCAAGCCTGCTCCGCCAGTTATGCGCGGCGGCCGTGGTGA
- a CDS encoding HNH endonuclease yields MWTVPRPEFTALDIFEICVQGIADAAKKARLEGIREQIEQAETEFDARATATELHLVVGANTLAGANGNATAKEMEQLYDRHLARQKSRGREIYDKIMMAAAHGQCPFCGHLPVSTLDHSLPKAQHPALALTPLNLIPCCKDCNHNKGTSGPNSPETQFLHAYYDDLTADRWLYAAILEGSPPGATFHVDPPEQWDDATSARVRRHFERLKLARLYASQAGRQLQNIRRSLSNIYEAAGADVVSADLLERSLSCADVSLNSWDGALYEAASQSDWFCNGGFRA; encoded by the coding sequence ATGTGGACTGTACCCCGGCCGGAATTCACAGCACTCGATATCTTTGAAATATGCGTCCAAGGGATCGCGGATGCTGCCAAGAAGGCGCGACTCGAAGGCATTCGAGAGCAGATCGAACAAGCCGAAACTGAGTTCGATGCCAGAGCTACAGCGACTGAGCTCCACCTTGTCGTTGGGGCAAATACCCTTGCCGGAGCCAATGGCAATGCCACAGCAAAGGAGATGGAGCAGCTATATGACCGTCACCTAGCGCGACAAAAGAGTCGTGGCAGGGAAATCTACGACAAGATTATGATGGCTGCCGCACACGGACAGTGCCCATTCTGCGGACATCTACCGGTTTCCACGCTGGACCATTCCCTGCCTAAAGCGCAACACCCTGCACTTGCACTCACACCGCTCAACCTCATCCCGTGCTGCAAGGACTGCAACCACAACAAGGGGACCTCCGGGCCAAACTCGCCTGAGACACAGTTCCTACACGCTTACTATGACGACCTCACGGCCGATCGCTGGCTCTATGCCGCAATCTTGGAGGGTTCGCCGCCCGGAGCGACTTTCCATGTCGACCCGCCGGAACAATGGGACGACGCCACGTCGGCAAGGGTCAGGAGGCACTTTGAGAGGCTAAAGCTGGCGAGGCTCTATGCCTCCCAAGCCGGTCGACAACTACAAAACATCCGACGTTCTCTATCCAACATTTACGAAGCCGCGGGAGCTGATGTTGTCAGCGCGGATTTGCTCGAAAGGAGCCTAAGTTGTGCAGACGTAAGCCTCAATTCCTGGGATGGCGCGTTATATGAAGCAGCGTCCCAAAGTGATTGGTTTTGCAATGGGGGCTTCAGAGCGTAG
- a CDS encoding IS3 family transposase (programmed frameshift), with translation MKRTRYTEEQIISILTEHEAGAKCADLCRKHGMSEGTFYAWKAKFGGMTVSDAKRLKALEDENAKLKKLLAEQMLDAAAMKELLSKKLVGPAVKREAVAHLQAKLGLSERRACRLVGADRKMIRYQSRRPCETELRRRLRDLANERRRFGYRRLFVLLRRDGEPSGINRIYRLYREEGLTVRKRRARRKAVGTRAPILVEARPNARWSLDFVHDQLACGRRFRILNVVDDVTRECLAAIPDTSISGRRVARELAALIERRGKPGMIVSDNGTELTSNAILTFATERKIEWHYIAPGKPMQNGFVESFNGRMRDELLNETMFRNMAHARAVIRAWATDFNETRPHSALGYQTPMEFAEHLTTATDTRAAPSESSARMSVAPPAPIGVSTQRAPVPAG, from the exons ATGAAGCGAACGAGATACACGGAAGAACAGATCATCAGCATTCTGACCGAGCATGAGGCGGGCGCAAAGTGTGCCGATCTTTGCCGCAAGCACGGCATGTCGGAAGGCACCTTTTATGCGTGGAAGGCGAAGTTTGGCGGGATGACGGTTTCGGACGCCAAACGGCTGAAGGCGCTCGAGGACGAGAACGCAAAGCTGAAGAAGCTCTTGGCCGAGCAGATGCTGGACGCGGCGGCGATGAAGGAACTGCTGTCAAAAAAAT TGGTAGGGCCCGCCGTGAAGCGCGAAGCTGTCGCGCATCTGCAGGCCAAGCTGGGCCTGTCGGAGCGGCGGGCCTGCCGCCTTGTCGGGGCGGATCGCAAGATGATCCGCTACCAGTCCAGAAGGCCGTGCGAAACCGAGTTGCGCCGGCGGCTGCGGGATCTGGCCAATGAGCGCCGCCGGTTTGGCTATCGGCGTCTGTTCGTGTTGCTGCGCCGCGATGGCGAGCCGTCAGGGATCAACCGCATCTACCGGCTGTATCGAGAAGAAGGGCTCACGGTGCGCAAACGCCGGGCTCGGCGCAAAGCAGTAGGAACACGCGCCCCGATCTTGGTCGAAGCACGGCCCAATGCGCGCTGGTCGCTGGATTTCGTCCATGACCAGCTTGCCTGTGGCCGACGGTTCCGCATCCTGAACGTGGTCGACGACGTGACTCGGGAATGTCTGGCAGCCATCCCGGATACATCGATCTCCGGGCGGCGTGTTGCGCGGGAACTGGCGGCACTGATCGAACGGCGCGGAAAGCCTGGCATGATCGTCAGCGATAACGGCACCGAACTAACCAGTAACGCAATCTTAACCTTTGCCACGGAGCGCAAGATCGAATGGCATTACATCGCGCCGGGTAAGCCCATGCAGAACGGCTTCGTGGAAAGTTTCAACGGGCGCATGCGCGACGAGCTCCTGAACGAGACCATGTTCCGCAACATGGCCCATGCCCGCGCCGTGATCCGGGCCTGGGCCACCGACTTCAACGAAACACGCCCGCATTCGGCGCTTGGCTATCAGACGCCAATGGAATTCGCGGAACACCTCACCACCGCAACCGACACCCGCGCTGCGCCATCTGAAAGCTCCGCGCGGATGTCGGTTGCTCCACCTGCGCCAATCGGCGTATCAACCCAAAGGGCTCCGGTCCCGGCTGGATGA
- a CDS encoding DMT family transporter, which produces MSTAQPYTPSTDRILAGVALMLGFCITAPMLDVAAKLASATVPVGQITAARFIVQCALMAPFVWIMGLSLHVARAQWLALVFRAALLLVATFCFIAAIRVMPLADALAIVFVAPFIVLLVGKFYLGEDVGPRRVGAAMGGFVGVLFVIQPSFAAFGAVALFPLGTAIGFAFYILVTRGLSRRMHPVTLQFHTGFIASLLCLPVLLLAQGSGTELLDLVWPEGIAWLWLFGVGCFAAVSHMMMTYALSLAPSATLAPLQYLELPVATLLGYLVFQDFPNALTLTGITIIIGAGLYMIHRERVTARQLVTERAAPPI; this is translated from the coding sequence ATGAGCACAGCCCAGCCTTACACGCCCTCGACTGACCGCATCCTCGCCGGTGTCGCCTTGATGTTGGGTTTTTGCATTACCGCGCCCATGCTCGATGTGGCAGCCAAGCTGGCATCGGCCACTGTGCCCGTGGGTCAAATCACTGCCGCGCGCTTCATCGTGCAATGCGCTTTGATGGCGCCTTTTGTCTGGATCATGGGGCTATCCCTGCACGTGGCGCGGGCGCAATGGTTGGCGTTGGTGTTTCGCGCAGCGCTTTTGCTTGTCGCGACCTTCTGCTTCATCGCCGCGATCCGCGTCATGCCCCTGGCCGATGCGCTCGCGATCGTCTTCGTGGCTCCGTTCATTGTGCTTTTGGTCGGTAAGTTCTATCTGGGCGAGGATGTTGGCCCCCGCCGTGTCGGCGCAGCGATGGGTGGTTTTGTGGGTGTCTTGTTCGTAATTCAGCCCAGTTTCGCGGCCTTCGGCGCAGTGGCGCTGTTTCCCCTTGGCACAGCTATAGGCTTTGCTTTTTACATTCTGGTAACGCGCGGGCTGTCACGGCGGATGCATCCGGTGACACTGCAATTCCACACCGGCTTCATCGCCAGCCTGCTTTGCTTACCTGTGCTGCTACTGGCGCAGGGCAGCGGGACAGAGCTTCTGGATTTGGTTTGGCCTGAAGGAATTGCATGGCTCTGGCTGTTTGGCGTGGGGTGTTTCGCAGCCGTCAGCCATATGATGATGACCTATGCATTGTCACTCGCGCCCTCTGCCACGCTCGCACCACTCCAATATCTGGAACTGCCGGTGGCGACTCTTTTGGGCTATCTCGTATTCCAAGATTTCCCCAATGCGCTGACCCTGACTGGCATAACTATCATCATCGGTGCGGGCCTATATATGATCCACCGCGAAAGGGTCACAGCCCGTCAGTTGGTCACAGAGCGCGCAGCACCGCCGATTTGA
- a CDS encoding type II toxin-antitoxin system prevent-host-death family antitoxin, translating into METQIMHELPEFKAADLTRHTSDLFDAAIRSPIAITKHRKPKFVLMSMDQYQQLARGATQQAHMIDEMPEDLKALMIEGLERDLTRADD; encoded by the coding sequence ATGGAGACCCAGATCATGCATGAGCTTCCCGAGTTCAAAGCTGCCGACCTGACGCGGCACACAAGCGACCTGTTTGACGCGGCCATTCGGTCGCCGATCGCGATCACCAAGCATCGCAAGCCGAAATTCGTGCTGATGAGCATGGACCAGTACCAGCAGCTCGCTCGGGGGGCCACGCAACAGGCTCACATGATCGACGAGATGCCAGAGGATCTCAAGGCGCTGATGATAGAAGGGCTCGAGCGGGACTTGACGCGGGCGGATGACTAA
- a CDS encoding competence protein CoiA, producing MRFAVHNEHRVEATPGAVGLCPGCSAELTAKCGTKKVWHWAHKGQRHCDHWWEPETEWHRSWKDRFPKEWQERSARDDRGELHIADVRTPHGLVVEFQYSYIKPEEALKRTEFHAPMLWVVSGERRPTDRRQFDELFRYRSAPCSGEPAIDRFSVYDARLLQEWADLGVIVAFDFGAEDVWLMSGRDWACALGRWFKKDDLVAHIRDGTPIPHVIFEHHHPRTRKVINRTHTIRNSLPKP from the coding sequence ATGAGGTTTGCAGTCCATAACGAGCATCGGGTTGAGGCCACCCCCGGTGCCGTTGGTTTGTGCCCTGGGTGTAGCGCTGAGTTAACCGCGAAGTGCGGCACCAAGAAGGTCTGGCATTGGGCACACAAGGGCCAGCGCCACTGCGATCACTGGTGGGAGCCTGAGACTGAATGGCACCGATCTTGGAAAGACCGATTCCCCAAGGAGTGGCAGGAGAGGTCAGCTCGAGATGATCGCGGCGAGTTACACATAGCAGACGTTAGGACGCCACATGGGTTGGTTGTCGAGTTTCAATACTCGTACATAAAGCCAGAGGAGGCTTTGAAGCGAACGGAGTTCCACGCGCCGATGCTTTGGGTGGTCAGCGGTGAGCGGCGCCCAACGGATAGGAGGCAGTTTGACGAGTTGTTTCGTTACAGATCCGCGCCGTGTTCGGGAGAGCCCGCCATAGACCGCTTTTCGGTATATGATGCCCGGTTACTTCAGGAGTGGGCAGATCTGGGTGTGATTGTTGCCTTTGATTTCGGAGCCGAAGATGTCTGGCTGATGAGTGGTCGCGATTGGGCATGTGCGCTAGGTCGGTGGTTTAAAAAGGATGACCTCGTTGCGCATATACGTGACGGCACACCGATCCCGCATGTGATCTTCGAGCATCACCACCCTCGGACCCGCAAGGTCATAAATCGAACCCACACCATACGCAATTCTCTGCCAAAGCCTTAA
- a CDS encoding single-stranded DNA-binding protein, with translation MQNIVILAGNIGQKPETRTTQGGTNITNFSLATSRPRLSEGRVLRDENGYRVMDTEWHRITCFNGLGKTVAEHCEKGMKVLVHGRIHYTKWIDSMGNDRYGCEIIAEKVDFLSRPKSAESENPELVDKDDEIPF, from the coding sequence ATGCAGAACATCGTCATCCTCGCTGGCAACATTGGCCAAAAACCCGAAACCCGCACCACCCAAGGTGGCACCAACATCACCAACTTCAGCCTCGCCACCTCCCGCCCCCGCCTCTCGGAAGGTCGCGTGCTGCGCGACGAGAACGGCTACCGGGTCATGGACACGGAATGGCACCGCATCACCTGCTTCAACGGTCTCGGCAAGACGGTCGCGGAGCACTGCGAAAAGGGCATGAAAGTCCTCGTCCACGGCCGCATCCACTACACGAAATGGATCGACAGCATGGGGAACGACCGCTACGGCTGCGAGATCATCGCCGAGAAGGTCGATTTCCTCAGCCGCCCGAAATCGGCCGAGAGTGAAAACCCCGAGCTGGTCGACAAAGACGACGAGATCCCGTTCTGA
- a CDS encoding AAA family ATPase: MDFQVIPHRENLPEGHTNKVFLLTDGWDDWFTYSTMYVVFYFDKAGEKHRIGEVKIGEFEMVADQRRPNIPDEFNELEEKFFSLGQDDSYYQKVNELGDSFRDVFLEAMRDVARDAELFERALDEKVTGVSLLRSVSDQSVRGQYRRMAQGGARLTEYAFSYTPPPWGPNNVPPTYKFAVHPESYPPTNVHVLIGRNNVGKTYTVEQMTNALVRPEEGKFGDFHWDEIDEFGLEEAENFSNIIAVTFSAFDPFEPLSTPKNKLSRVRYQYIGLKHIGQNEDGTKKPPKSTDDLAADFGKSVQLILTQTSKQERWRRALSLLESDPIFKQAEIWKLIETFEELKAENEPREAFNQLRKNARQLYSKLSSGHKIVVLTITRLVEALEERSLVLLDEPEAHLHPPLLSAFIRSLSDLLINRNGVAIIATHSPVILQEVPKTCVWRIWRSGREKRIERPNAETFGENVGTLTQEIFGLEVTNSGFHKMLSDSVRDDLTYEEVLARFNGQLGDVTCHGIFPPFGIRVRPKEGTDNEANEIHGRTDHQHSDRA, translated from the coding sequence ATGGATTTTCAAGTCATTCCGCACCGTGAAAATTTGCCGGAAGGGCACACAAACAAGGTCTTCCTGCTGACCGACGGCTGGGATGACTGGTTCACCTATAGCACGATGTACGTAGTGTTTTACTTCGACAAAGCCGGAGAAAAACACCGCATTGGCGAAGTTAAGATAGGTGAGTTTGAGATGGTCGCCGACCAGCGACGGCCAAATATCCCTGACGAGTTCAATGAACTCGAAGAGAAATTCTTCTCGCTTGGACAAGATGATAGTTACTATCAGAAGGTCAATGAACTCGGGGACTCCTTTCGAGATGTTTTCCTAGAGGCGATGAGAGACGTTGCACGCGATGCCGAACTCTTCGAACGTGCATTGGACGAAAAAGTAACTGGCGTCTCGCTTCTGCGATCTGTGTCAGATCAATCGGTAAGAGGTCAGTACCGGAGAATGGCGCAAGGCGGCGCGCGCCTGACAGAATATGCATTCTCCTATACGCCTCCCCCATGGGGCCCAAATAACGTACCGCCGACCTATAAATTCGCAGTGCATCCGGAATCCTACCCCCCAACCAACGTTCATGTCCTCATCGGCCGCAATAATGTCGGTAAGACATATACCGTTGAGCAAATGACAAACGCCCTTGTCCGCCCCGAAGAAGGTAAGTTTGGAGACTTCCACTGGGACGAAATTGACGAGTTTGGCCTCGAAGAAGCCGAAAACTTCTCAAACATCATTGCCGTGACTTTCAGCGCTTTCGACCCGTTCGAGCCGCTATCCACCCCTAAGAACAAACTATCCCGCGTTCGCTATCAATATATTGGCCTTAAACATATTGGACAAAACGAAGATGGTACGAAAAAGCCACCAAAATCTACGGATGACCTTGCCGCAGATTTCGGGAAGTCTGTGCAATTGATCCTCACTCAGACATCGAAGCAGGAGCGGTGGCGGCGTGCTTTGTCCTTGTTGGAATCCGATCCCATCTTCAAGCAAGCGGAAATATGGAAACTGATCGAAACATTCGAAGAGTTGAAAGCTGAGAACGAGCCCCGCGAAGCATTCAATCAACTCCGCAAAAATGCAAGACAGCTCTATTCAAAGCTTAGTTCTGGCCACAAGATCGTTGTGCTAACCATAACCCGACTTGTGGAGGCGCTTGAAGAACGCTCCCTGGTATTGCTTGACGAACCGGAAGCTCATCTTCATCCGCCATTGCTTTCCGCGTTCATTCGCTCATTGTCTGATCTTCTTATCAACCGAAACGGAGTGGCGATCATTGCCACCCACTCGCCAGTGATCCTCCAGGAGGTTCCCAAAACATGTGTCTGGAGGATATGGAGAAGCGGCCGTGAGAAGCGCATTGAACGGCCAAACGCTGAAACCTTTGGCGAGAATGTCGGAACACTTACCCAAGAGATATTTGGCCTCGAAGTTACAAACTCCGGCTTTCACAAGATGTTGAGCGACTCCGTTCGCGACGACCTCACATATGAAGAAGTCCTCGCACGCTTCAATGGTCAGCTAGGTGACGTGACCTGCCACGGGATTTTTCCTCCATTTGGAATTAGAGTCCGACCCAAGGAAGGGACGGACAATGAAGCGAACGAGATACACGGAAGAACAGATCATCAGCATTCTGACCGAGCATGA